Proteins encoded in a region of the Elusimicrobiota bacterium genome:
- a CDS encoding 4Fe-4S binding protein, producing MSSCKIVNINTELCTGCGVCVDLCPKKILYLDKKTGKCAVTDETKCDKLGGCERNCQADAIKITRTEKKAGGL from the coding sequence ATGAGTTCTTGTAAAATAGTTAATATCAATACAGAATTATGTACAGGTTGCGGCGTGTGCGTAGACCTATGCCCTAAGAAAATTCTTTATCTAGACAAAAAAACAGGTAAATGCGCGGTTACTGACGAAACAAAATGCGATAAACTTGGCGGCTGCGAACGCAACTGCCAGGCAGATGCTATCAAAATCACGAGAACCGAAAAAAAAGCAGGGGGATTATAG
- a CDS encoding cation:proton antiporter has protein sequence MEQIYFISALWLLLAVVSAIIAYHLKISIALIEICVGVIAGTVANKFFGINSLGSNLEWLKFLASAGAIYLTFLAGAELDPKILKIKWKEVLVVGAIGFFAPFLGCSAIAFYILQWNLQASLLTGVALSTTSMAVVYAVMIETGFNTTEFGKGILGACFINDLGTVIALGLIFSPFTYKTVIFVAVTAIMIPLFPILTTFFTNVYGNRTAAIRVKWVSFVLFAMGALAIWSGSEAVLPAYIAGMALA, from the coding sequence GTGGAACAAATATATTTTATAAGCGCGTTATGGTTGCTATTAGCCGTAGTATCCGCGATTATTGCGTACCACCTAAAAATTTCTATTGCCTTAATTGAAATCTGTGTTGGTGTTATTGCAGGTACTGTCGCAAATAAGTTTTTTGGGATAAACTCTCTAGGCAGCAACCTGGAATGGCTGAAATTTCTTGCATCTGCCGGTGCTATTTATTTAACATTCCTCGCAGGAGCTGAACTTGATCCTAAGATACTAAAAATTAAATGGAAAGAAGTATTGGTCGTAGGAGCTATAGGCTTTTTTGCGCCGTTTCTTGGATGTTCCGCTATCGCGTTTTATATTCTTCAATGGAACCTGCAGGCAAGCTTGCTTACAGGGGTTGCGCTATCAACAACCTCAATGGCAGTAGTTTACGCTGTGATGATAGAAACAGGGTTTAATACTACAGAGTTCGGGAAAGGTATCCTTGGCGCGTGTTTTATTAATGACCTCGGGACAGTGATCGCGCTGGGCTTAATTTTTTCGCCGTTCACCTATAAAACAGTAATTTTTGTTGCGGTTACAGCGATAATGATACCCTTATTCCCGATACTCACAACATTTTTCACTAATGTTTACGGCAACCGTACCGCAGCAATTCGCGTAAAATGGGTATCTTTCGTATTATTTGCAATGGGCGCGTTAGCTATCTGGTCTGGCAGTGAAGCTGTCCTACCGGCATACATCGCGGGTATGGCACTTGCG